One segment of Rattus norvegicus strain BN/NHsdMcwi chromosome 16, GRCr8, whole genome shotgun sequence DNA contains the following:
- the Palldl1 gene encoding palladin isoform X1 has product MSETSSHDSFYDSLSDMQEEGRSADFFPGLSAFLSQEEINKSLDLARRAIDNSETEDFDSEKEISQIFSKSPTSLCETPSYEEKKSGEQTSSEGPRDNRRASVQPLAEQAERITSPAASKRKPGVSPLLASPSYIRSLRKAEKRGAKVPNPSAKPKAAQQSKTGPQSQLCDKAASFIEELTSIFREAAKPRNRSPNGESSSPDSGYLSPKNQPSTLMSASASQSPTADQLDQLEMDAEVKQPQGSLCYQAHKAPEETLPHTHIPHPQPQKARHLPSSAPRFIQKLRSQEVAEGSRVYLECRVTGNPAPRVRKNGVDKVSHVSQNSRFTCKLTHASLALVSYFTIIAQKKASG; this is encoded by the exons ATGTCAGAGACTTCCTCCCACGACTCCTTCTATGATTCCTTATCAGACATGCAGGAAGAGGGCAGAAGTGCTGACTTCTTCCCAGgcctctctgctttcctcagccaggaagaaataaataaaagccttGACCTGGCACGCAGAGCTATAGACAACTCTGAAACTGAAGATTTTGACTCCGAAAAGGAGATCTCGCAGATTTTCAGCAAGTCTCCTACGAGCCTCTGCGAAACTCCTTCCTATGAGGAGAAGAAATCAGGCGAGCAGACTTCCTCAGAAGGACCTCGGGATAATAGGCGAGCATCTGTCCAGCCTCTAGCAGAACAAGCTGAAAGGATCACTTCCCCGGCGGCTTCAAAGAGAAAACCTGGGGTATCACCCCTGCTGGCCAGCCCCAGCTACATCCGGAGCCTACGCAAGGCTGAAAAACGAGGTGCAAAAGTTCCCAATCCAAGTGCAAAGCCCAAGGCTGCCCAGCAAAGCAAGACTGGCCCCCAGAGCCAACTGTGCGACAAGGCAGCTAGTTTCATCGAGGAACTGACGTCCATATTTAGAGAGGCAGCCAAGCCAAGAAACAGAAGCCCTAATGGTGAGTCCTCGTCACCAGACAGTGGGTATCTGTCTCCTAAAAATCAGCCATCAACCCTGATGAGTGCCTCAGCCAGCCAGAGCCCCACTGCAGACCAGCTAGACCAACTCGAGATGGACGCAGAGGTCAAGCAACCCCAGGGCAGCCTTTGCTACCAGGCCCACAAGGCTCCAGAAGAGACCTTGCCACACACTCACATCCCGCACCCACAGCCCCAGAAAGCCCGCCACTTGCCATCATCTGCACCTCGCTTCATCCAGAAGCTGAGGAGCCAAGAAGTTGCCGAAGGAAGCAGAGTTTATTTGGAGTGTAGAGTCACTGGAAACCCAGCTCCCAGAGTCAG AAAGAATGGAGTGGACAAAGTCAGCCACGTAAGTCAAAACAGCCGTTTTACGTGCAAGCTCACCCACGCGTCGCTGGCCTTGGTTTCTTACTTTACAATCATCGCTCAGAAGAAAGCATCGGGATGA
- the Palldl1 gene encoding palladin isoform X5 produces the protein MSETSSHDSFYDSLSDMQEEGRSADFFPGLSAFLSQEEINKSLDLARRAIDNSETEDFDSEKEISQIFSKSPTSLCETPSYEEKKSGEQTSSEGPRDNRRASVQPLAEQAERITSPAASKRKPGVSPLLASPSYIRSLRKAEKRGAKVPNPSAKPKAAQQSKTGPQSQLCDKAASFIEELTSIFREAAKPRNRSPNGESSSPDSGYLSPKNQPSTLMSASASQSPTADQLDQLEMDAEVKQPQGSLCYQAHKAPEETLPHTHIPHPQPQKARHLPSSAPRFIQKLRSQEVAEGSRVYLECRVTGNPAPRVRILASITKLSSGF, from the coding sequence ATGTCAGAGACTTCCTCCCACGACTCCTTCTATGATTCCTTATCAGACATGCAGGAAGAGGGCAGAAGTGCTGACTTCTTCCCAGgcctctctgctttcctcagccaggaagaaataaataaaagccttGACCTGGCACGCAGAGCTATAGACAACTCTGAAACTGAAGATTTTGACTCCGAAAAGGAGATCTCGCAGATTTTCAGCAAGTCTCCTACGAGCCTCTGCGAAACTCCTTCCTATGAGGAGAAGAAATCAGGCGAGCAGACTTCCTCAGAAGGACCTCGGGATAATAGGCGAGCATCTGTCCAGCCTCTAGCAGAACAAGCTGAAAGGATCACTTCCCCGGCGGCTTCAAAGAGAAAACCTGGGGTATCACCCCTGCTGGCCAGCCCCAGCTACATCCGGAGCCTACGCAAGGCTGAAAAACGAGGTGCAAAAGTTCCCAATCCAAGTGCAAAGCCCAAGGCTGCCCAGCAAAGCAAGACTGGCCCCCAGAGCCAACTGTGCGACAAGGCAGCTAGTTTCATCGAGGAACTGACGTCCATATTTAGAGAGGCAGCCAAGCCAAGAAACAGAAGCCCTAATGGTGAGTCCTCGTCACCAGACAGTGGGTATCTGTCTCCTAAAAATCAGCCATCAACCCTGATGAGTGCCTCAGCCAGCCAGAGCCCCACTGCAGACCAGCTAGACCAACTCGAGATGGACGCAGAGGTCAAGCAACCCCAGGGCAGCCTTTGCTACCAGGCCCACAAGGCTCCAGAAGAGACCTTGCCACACACTCACATCCCGCACCCACAGCCCCAGAAAGCCCGCCACTTGCCATCATCTGCACCTCGCTTCATCCAGAAGCTGAGGAGCCAAGAAGTTGCCGAAGGAAGCAGAGTTTATTTGGAGTGTAGAGTCACTGGAAACCCAGCTCCCAGAGTCAG
- the Palldl1 gene encoding palladin isoform X3 has translation MSETSSHDSFYDSLSDMQEEGRSADFFPGLSAFLSQEEINKSLDLARRAIDNSETEDFDSEKEISQIFSKSPTSLCETPSYEEKKSGEQTSSEGPRDNRRASVQPLAEQAERITSPAASKRKPGVSPLLASPSYIRSLRKAEKRGAKVPNPSAKPKAAQQSKTGPQSQLCDKAASFIEELTSIFREAAKPRNRSPNGESSSPDSGYLSPKNQPSTLMSASASQSPTADQLDQLEMDAEVKQPQGSLCYQAHKAPEETLPHTHIPHPQPQKARHLPSSAPRFIQKLRSQEVAEGSRVYLECRVTGNPAPRVSLPLLLPRTMGPAQFLVTGQKNLEIPEGALF, from the coding sequence ATGTCAGAGACTTCCTCCCACGACTCCTTCTATGATTCCTTATCAGACATGCAGGAAGAGGGCAGAAGTGCTGACTTCTTCCCAGgcctctctgctttcctcagccaggaagaaataaataaaagccttGACCTGGCACGCAGAGCTATAGACAACTCTGAAACTGAAGATTTTGACTCCGAAAAGGAGATCTCGCAGATTTTCAGCAAGTCTCCTACGAGCCTCTGCGAAACTCCTTCCTATGAGGAGAAGAAATCAGGCGAGCAGACTTCCTCAGAAGGACCTCGGGATAATAGGCGAGCATCTGTCCAGCCTCTAGCAGAACAAGCTGAAAGGATCACTTCCCCGGCGGCTTCAAAGAGAAAACCTGGGGTATCACCCCTGCTGGCCAGCCCCAGCTACATCCGGAGCCTACGCAAGGCTGAAAAACGAGGTGCAAAAGTTCCCAATCCAAGTGCAAAGCCCAAGGCTGCCCAGCAAAGCAAGACTGGCCCCCAGAGCCAACTGTGCGACAAGGCAGCTAGTTTCATCGAGGAACTGACGTCCATATTTAGAGAGGCAGCCAAGCCAAGAAACAGAAGCCCTAATGGTGAGTCCTCGTCACCAGACAGTGGGTATCTGTCTCCTAAAAATCAGCCATCAACCCTGATGAGTGCCTCAGCCAGCCAGAGCCCCACTGCAGACCAGCTAGACCAACTCGAGATGGACGCAGAGGTCAAGCAACCCCAGGGCAGCCTTTGCTACCAGGCCCACAAGGCTCCAGAAGAGACCTTGCCACACACTCACATCCCGCACCCACAGCCCCAGAAAGCCCGCCACTTGCCATCATCTGCACCTCGCTTCATCCAGAAGCTGAGGAGCCAAGAAGTTGCCGAAGGAAGCAGAGTTTATTTGGAGTGTAGAGTCACTGGAAACCCAGCTCCCAGAGTCAG
- the Palldl1 gene encoding palladin isoform X4 — protein MSETSSHDSFYDSLSDMQEEGRSADFFPGLSAFLSQEEINKSLDLARRAIDNSETEDFDSEKEISQIFSKSPTSLCETPSYEEKKSGEQTSSEGPRDNRRASVQPLAEQAERITSPAASKRKPGVSPLLASPSYIRSLRKAEKRGAKVPNPSAKPKAAQQSKTGPQSQLCDKAASFIEELTSIFREAAKPRNRSPNGESSSPDSGYLSPKNQPSTLMSASASQSPTADQLDQLEMDAEVKQPQGSLCYQAHKAPEETLPHTHIPHPQPQKARHLPSSAPRFIQKLRSQEVAEGSRVYLECRVTGNPAPRVSSLCSGQTKLLCL, from the coding sequence ATGTCAGAGACTTCCTCCCACGACTCCTTCTATGATTCCTTATCAGACATGCAGGAAGAGGGCAGAAGTGCTGACTTCTTCCCAGgcctctctgctttcctcagccaggaagaaataaataaaagccttGACCTGGCACGCAGAGCTATAGACAACTCTGAAACTGAAGATTTTGACTCCGAAAAGGAGATCTCGCAGATTTTCAGCAAGTCTCCTACGAGCCTCTGCGAAACTCCTTCCTATGAGGAGAAGAAATCAGGCGAGCAGACTTCCTCAGAAGGACCTCGGGATAATAGGCGAGCATCTGTCCAGCCTCTAGCAGAACAAGCTGAAAGGATCACTTCCCCGGCGGCTTCAAAGAGAAAACCTGGGGTATCACCCCTGCTGGCCAGCCCCAGCTACATCCGGAGCCTACGCAAGGCTGAAAAACGAGGTGCAAAAGTTCCCAATCCAAGTGCAAAGCCCAAGGCTGCCCAGCAAAGCAAGACTGGCCCCCAGAGCCAACTGTGCGACAAGGCAGCTAGTTTCATCGAGGAACTGACGTCCATATTTAGAGAGGCAGCCAAGCCAAGAAACAGAAGCCCTAATGGTGAGTCCTCGTCACCAGACAGTGGGTATCTGTCTCCTAAAAATCAGCCATCAACCCTGATGAGTGCCTCAGCCAGCCAGAGCCCCACTGCAGACCAGCTAGACCAACTCGAGATGGACGCAGAGGTCAAGCAACCCCAGGGCAGCCTTTGCTACCAGGCCCACAAGGCTCCAGAAGAGACCTTGCCACACACTCACATCCCGCACCCACAGCCCCAGAAAGCCCGCCACTTGCCATCATCTGCACCTCGCTTCATCCAGAAGCTGAGGAGCCAAGAAGTTGCCGAAGGAAGCAGAGTTTATTTGGAGTGTAGAGTCACTGGAAACCCAGCTCCCAGAGTCAG